A segment of the Arcobacter sp. CECT 8983 genome:
TACTTCTATAAAGTGATAGATATCATTTTTTTTTGAAATGATATCTATCTCACCAAGTTTTTTGGCATAAAAGTTTTGTTCTATTATTTCAAAATCAAAAGATTTTAAATAGTCACATGCTTTTTGTTCAGCTACTTGACCTTTTTCTTTTGTTGACATAATTTTTTAATCAACCACCACCAACAAATTGTAAAAGTTCAAGTTTATCATTTTCTTTTACAGTATATGAATTCCACTCATCTTTTTTTACAATTTCCATGTTTACAGCAGCTGCCATTACTTTTTCTTCAATTCTTAATTCATCAATAATTGCTTGTAATGTAGAGTTATCTGGGAAATTTTTATTTTCTCCATTAACAATAAGCTCCATTTAGATTCCTTTGTTTTTAGTGATTTTAACACAAGTTTCTTTTATACTTATCAAATATAAAAGAAGCTTTTTGTTTTAAGATATGAATGGAAACTAGAAAGTTTCCCATTCATCGTCATTGCTTTTTTCTGCTTTAATTACTTTATTTTGTGCTGGTTCTTTTTGTTCTACTTTTTTTGAAGTAGTAGTTTGGTTTGAATAATCAACTTTATTAGAAGAAGATTTTGTTGTATTTACACTTGATTTATTCAAAAATTCTGATTTATTTGCTTCATTAACAATATTTATTGCCATTTGTGAAGTTTGATTTGCAATATCACTTGTATTGTTTGCAATACTTGCATTTTCTTGAGTTGCTTTATCTAGTTGTGCAACTGCATCATTAATCTGTGCAATACCTGTTGTTTGTTCTTTTGAAGCAGTTGTAATATCATTGATTAAACTTTCTGTCTCTTGAACTTTTGCATAAATTCCATCATATCCCTCAATCATTTTTTGAGAAATTGATTTACCATTATTTGCTTTTTCTGTAGCATTTTCAACAATAGTTTTAATCTCTTTAGCTGCTTCAGCTGATCTACTAGCTAGGTTCCTAACTTCAGCTGCAACAACTGCAAAACCTTTTCCAGCTTCACCAGCTGTTGCTGCTTCTACTGCTGCGTTTAATGATAAAATATTTGTTTGGAATGCAATTTGGTCAATTACAGTAATTGCATCTGCTATAAGTTCAGTTTGTGCATTTATTTCTTCCATAGAAGAAGTAGTTTCGTTTGCCAGATTTTGACCTATTTTAACAGAGTTTGTTAATTCTTGAGTATATGTTGCCATTTGTGTAATATTTCCAGAAGTATTTGTAATAGTTCCAGTAATCTCTTCTAATGCAGCTGCTGTTTCTTCTAATGATGCAGCTTGTTGATTTGAACTAACACTTAATTTTTCAACATTTGATCTTAGCATTTCAGCATTTTCATTCATTGTTGTACCATTTTTTAAATTATCAAGTAACATTCTATTGATAATTTCAGATAACTCATTTAGTGTTTTTGCAACTTCACCTTTAGGGTTTTGAATATTTTCTCTAAAGTCTCTATTTTTAAAGCTGCTTAATACTTTGTTAACTTCATTGATATCATTATGAACATTATTTTCCATAATTTCAAGCATTTCATTAAAGATAATTTGTAACTCTTTAAGGGCTTCATTTTGAGTTGTTTTATCAATCTTTTTATCTAAGTGTCCAGCTTTTACTTCTTCTACAACTCTTTTCACATCATCTATTAAAGCGGCATCTTGTTCAATTAAAGATTGTGTTTTCTTTATATTTTCATTAACCTCTTTAGACATAGTACCAATCTCATCTTTACTACTATCATCTAGCATATCAACATTTGATTGTTCTTTATTTAAGTATTTAAAGAAAGAAAGTAAACCATTTTGGAAGTTTTCAAGTGGATCAAAAATACTTTTCTTTGCAATTAGTAACATTATGAAAGCTAAGATAATCATAACTATAAGAATAATTATAATATTTGTAATCATAGTATTGAAGATTTCTTCTTCAGTTGCAGCTTTCATTTTATTAATTGAACTACTAATATTATCTACATATGCTCCTGTTCCAATAATCCAATCCCATGGCTCAAACTTCATTACATAAGAAAATTTTGGTTGTGGTTTTTCAAAACCTGGTTTTGGCCATACATATTCAACTAAACCACCTTTTGGATTTCCTTGTGTAATTTTTACCATTTCATTGAATAAAAAAACTCCATTTGGGTCTTTGATTTTAGATAAATCTTTCCCATTTAGTGCTGGTTTAATAGCATGCATAATCATATTTGGATGAGAATCGTTTATCCAATAGTAACCAGCCTTGCCATATCTGATACTTTCAATGGCATCTAAAGCAGCTTTTTTATAAACTTCTTCTTTCTCAGGATTAATTTGAGCTCTTTTATAAAATGCCTCTACAGTTTTAACAGCTATTTGTACATAACTTTTTAATTCTGCTTCTTTTGAGCTATAAGCATCGCTTTCAAACTTATCTGTAATTGTTTCAGAGGTTTTGTATAGTGCAATATTTGATTCAACTAAAATAATCACTGAAACAATTACAATAGAACTGATTACAATGGCTAATAGCTTTGCTTTTATCGATAGATTTTTCATTCAAGTCCCTAGTCATAATTTATCTATATTATTTTACTTAAACTAAGGTATAAAGGAGTTTTTTAAAAAAAATAAAAAAAAAATTTATTATAATTGTTACTTTTTTACATATAAAGTTTTAAACCTATCTCCCATTCCAGTAGGTTCTATAAGAAGTTTGACTTTCTGTAGTTCTTTTAAATATGTAGGCTCATTTGTGTTAGTTTTTAAAATTTCAAGTAAATCAATTATTCCAAAATCAACTAGTGTATTCATTTGAGTATTAAACTTAATATTATTGATATTCTTTTCTTTAAAAATATTAGTTAAATAATTAAAGCAAACATCATAAGTGATATCACTATTTTTATAATTTATGCATAAATCCATTTCTTTATCAAATATAGGAAATACTTTATGGTCTTTATATATTCTTGCAGAGAAGTCATTTCTGTAAAATTTATCTCCATAATCAAAGGTTAAAAAGTGAAAGTTATCTATATTTTTACATATAACACTTATAAACTCTTCATAATCTAAACAAACTTCACCTTTAGTAAGTTTATATTTTTTGCAATGTTCAAGAAGCTTTTTATTTTCACATTTTTTAAAAACTATTTTCTCATTTTCAATAAATCCTTGATACAAAACCTTATCTTTTTCTAAGATTAGCTCACAAGCAAAGGCATCAAATATTTCATTTGCAACAATAAATGCAGAATCTAGTTTTAATTCTTTTATATCATTATAATGAATGAAATTAATTTCATTGCCAAATGATTCTTTTAAATACTGTTTTTGCACTTTTTGTAAATGTTCAAATCTTTCAACAATAGCAAAGTTAAGTCTCTTTAGAAGTTCTGGTTTAAGTGTATATATAAATTGAATTATATCTGCTAGCAAGTAACCATGATGTGCTCCAATTTCTACAATTGAAGTGTCTTCTTTTAAGTTACCATTTTGAATTTCATCTACTATTTCTTTAGCAATTGCTCCACCAAAAAAACTTGAAGTTGAAACAGAAGTATA
Coding sequences within it:
- the thiS gene encoding sulfur carrier protein ThiS, with the translated sequence MELIVNGENKNFPDNSTLQAIIDELRIEEKVMAAAVNMEIVKKDEWNSYTVKENDKLELLQFVGGG
- a CDS encoding methyl-accepting chemotaxis protein — its product is MKNLSIKAKLLAIVISSIVIVSVIILVESNIALYKTSETITDKFESDAYSSKEAELKSYVQIAVKTVEAFYKRAQINPEKEEVYKKAALDAIESIRYGKAGYYWINDSHPNMIMHAIKPALNGKDLSKIKDPNGVFLFNEMVKITQGNPKGGLVEYVWPKPGFEKPQPKFSYVMKFEPWDWIIGTGAYVDNISSSINKMKAATEEEIFNTMITNIIIILIVMIILAFIMLLIAKKSIFDPLENFQNGLLSFFKYLNKEQSNVDMLDDSSKDEIGTMSKEVNENIKKTQSLIEQDAALIDDVKRVVEEVKAGHLDKKIDKTTQNEALKELQIIFNEMLEIMENNVHNDINEVNKVLSSFKNRDFRENIQNPKGEVAKTLNELSEIINRMLLDNLKNGTTMNENAEMLRSNVEKLSVSSNQQAASLEETAAALEEITGTITNTSGNITQMATYTQELTNSVKIGQNLANETTSSMEEINAQTELIADAITVIDQIAFQTNILSLNAAVEAATAGEAGKGFAVVAAEVRNLASRSAEAAKEIKTIVENATEKANNGKSISQKMIEGYDGIYAKVQETESLINDITTASKEQTTGIAQINDAVAQLDKATQENASIANNTSDIANQTSQMAINIVNEANKSEFLNKSSVNTTKSSSNKVDYSNQTTTSKKVEQKEPAQNKVIKAEKSNDDEWETF
- a CDS encoding SAM-dependent methyltransferase, producing MNSKKKTFKQYMQEWLYSNDGYYSNYKEIGKEGDFYTSVSTSSFFGGAIAKEIVDEIQNGNLKEDTSIVEIGAHHGYLLADIIQFIYTLKPELLKRLNFAIVERFEHLQKVQKQYLKESFGNEINFIHYNDIKELKLDSAFIVANEIFDAFACELILEKDKVLYQGFIENEKIVFKKCENKKLLEHCKKYKLTKGEVCLDYEEFISVICKNIDNFHFLTFDYGDKFYRNDFSARIYKDHKVFPIFDKEMDLCINYKNSDITYDVCFNYLTNIFKEKNINNIKFNTQMNTLVDFGIIDLLEILKTNTNEPTYLKELQKVKLLIEPTGMGDRFKTLYVKK